A DNA window from Gigantopelta aegis isolate Gae_Host chromosome 4, Gae_host_genome, whole genome shotgun sequence contains the following coding sequences:
- the LOC121369871 gene encoding uncharacterized protein LOC121369871 — MPGQALVASEVGVDVVAAVDPSGPICVRWGSNLGILWAKHFVGETGPTEIHPDPVAADGSRSTLSRPPPKKRRLQEISMEMPPDPMTMKMLHLQNSIEMKVLKLKKTKTKLEDGEIFGFDSVCRREGKLKDLFQYYTGLKLLRYLALVDFLAPSDDCIAYRKSRHDIKRLALKDCLFLCLYRLRHNFGLKDISMQFGLLLQSSSDIFNAWIEHIYFKFGQLIVWPHRDIIINNMPADYKKEFHTRMIITDGTEITQSPCALALQSQMYSDYKSSTALKCLIGCDPCVSLMFVSELFTGSVSDKEITTNSGFFDLLKALLQRGYLLEGDAGMADKGFTIGNELEKLGLKLNIPPFASSGSQMSPGDTELTQKIAKHRIHIERVISKIKNYRIVFHTIPTSLFQNINQIWAF; from the exons ATGCCTGGACAAGCTCTTGTAGCGTCTGAGGTTGGTGTTGACGTAGTCGCAGCTGTCGATCCAAGTGGTCCCATATGTGTTCGATGGGGTTCAAATCTGGGGATCTTGTGGGCCAAG CATTTTGTTGGAGAGACAGGTCCAACAGAGATACACCCTGATCCAGTAGCTGCAGATGGGAGTCGATCTACACTGTCAAGGCCCCCACCAAAGAAACGGCGATTACAGGAGATTTCAATGGAAA TGCCACCAGACCCGATGACAATGAAAATGCTCCACCTACAGAACTCCATAGAGATGAAAGTACTCAAACTGAAGAAAACT aaaacaaaattagaagATGGAGAAATTTTCGGTTTTGATAGTGTCTGTAGAAGAGAGGGAAAACTGAAAGATCTGTTCCAGTATTACACAGGATTAAAGCTGTTAAGATATCTTGCACTCGTTGATTTTCTTGCACCAAGTGATGACTGCATTGCTTACAGGAAAAGTAGGCATGACATTAAAAGGCTTGCCCTGAAAGATTGTCTTTTTCTATGTTTGTATAGATTGCGGCATAATTTTGGCCTAAAAGACATATCCATGCAATTTGGACTTTTATTGCAATCTTCGAGTGACATTTTTAATGCATGGATTGaacatatatatttcaaatttggGCAGTTAATTGTTTGGCCACACAGggatataataattaacaatatgCCTGCTGATTACAAAAAGGAATTTCACACAAGAATGATTATCACTGATGGCACAGAAATTACACAATCTCCTTGTGCTCTGGCTCTACAAAGTCAAATGTACAGTGACTACAAATCAAGCACTGCCTTAAAGTGCCTTATTGGTTGTGATCCATGTGTGTCATTGATGTTTGTTTCTGAACTGTTTACTGGGTCTGTATCAGACAAAGAAATTACAACAAACAGTGGGTTTTTTGATTTACTGAAAGCTCTACTTCAAAGAGGTTATTTACTGGAAGGAGATGCTGGCATGGCAGACAAAGGATTCACCATTGGGAACGAATTAGAAAAGCTAggattaaaactaaatataccgCCATTTGCTTCGTCTGGTTCACAGATGTCCCCAGGAGATACAGAACTGACACAAAAAATTGCAAAACATCGAATTCACATTGAAAGAGtaatttccaaaataaaaaaCTACAGAATTGTCTTTCATACAATCCCAACTTCGCTCTTCCAAAACATAAACCAGATTTGGGCTTTTTGA